One window of Helicoverpa zea isolate HzStark_Cry1AcR chromosome 12, ilHelZeax1.1, whole genome shotgun sequence genomic DNA carries:
- the LOC124635428 gene encoding uncharacterized protein LOC124635428: MSNVSSNVLLTYDSNLELHSDSSDFEGIQSPVVTGKKGKHKFHMKKLYPKRNPHLQRCNSNDYVLSEDTSTEMWERQETSLNQYEETVGEIKVRKSYKNKKYKTLDSGDQIVTIKSKRSLIRHKVMPCLSSMFGRPSNNVKQMSIIKENQAENVNIDNGCQASVNREHKIRKSTIRQPCYAVQPVYAFEGNVHSKQTPLQHTKIVREPLSPRETFRYDNSNMSNSLTSSTEDDRTRRFIKTKKSKRNKTFLNDYSPGYEGSDPKCNIQQQYPSISLSNSPYDIYTTPCQYQGTYKRCSPLPSDCSSDLPGTCSGFWDYLFNKINMKYQGNLGKPCRCNDINTNTTIVTHCCAPTCEKNNNPQYASAPPQAYQSQTPYKQDSCSCCASFHARPPAIVNETQTTPSPILPVTVPLPAPLPAPPPNKKQEEVKVTCKCYSKKYSNGAAPPPAAVVPKSTGSMTMADIPRPCQVPHDEITGNLTQKYRGEILCIHNPPCVLINGCLNLPPPKEETTMNMYPVATNGNSIKSGFQLGQVSKRQKSAQYCLPTIDKQQGQIADESCQYLPPSKENVFENDKLNESCQYQIPEKLKEQMMVTDESCQYLLESNVRKQNMSTNESCQYRVSTFEIPKQQKMANDSCQYRMPSYNSPQDQIPTNDKLPYRVSPFEIPKQQMMTNQSGQYSVQPFETKTNDICQYGPSPFATPKNQSSQRYKLSAFEAEKQPVTANESCQYWVSHTETQKPHMAANESCQYIESPAENNSNKESEPIIELKPAKVKKEKLVQSICNHYPPCEVVRTCRKPKYDPKLQNSCVHVPMCEKVPLCLMELKARNRAVTSCPHKPKCAEVPICTRNYIVLTAKEEAGTQVRPKTKMVCRHEPPCIMIPRCLARACDGCIPCDAIPDCVHQPMCEMIPACCRKSAKEMAPATLEGGVRKVSKVPVYYENKFLRMMHLKRSCK; this comes from the exons atgagcAATGTATCGAGCAATGTCTTACTGACCTACGATTCTAACTTAGAGCTACATTCAGACAGTTCCGATTTCGAAGGCATACAGAGCCCCGTTGTCACAGGCAAAAAGGGTAAACATAAATTCCATATGAAGAAACTATACCCAAAGCGAAATCCCCACTTACAGAGATGCAATAGCAATGATTATGTACTGTCGGAAGACACCTCTACAGAAATGTGGGAAAGACAAGAAACCTCTTTAAATCAATACGAAGAAACAGTAGGCGAAATTAAAGTACGAAAAtcctacaaaaacaaaaaatacaaaactctAGACAGCGGGGACCAAATAGTAACAATAAAGTCTAAACGCTCGTTGATACGACACAAAGTAATGCCATGTCTATCAAGCATGTTCGGACGACCGAGTAATAATGTTAAACAAATGTCAATTATAAAGGAAAACCAAGCTGAAAACGTAAACATAGATAACGGTTGTCAGGCCAGCGTCAACCGTGAACACAAAATAAGGAAATCTACTATAAGACAGCCATGCTACGCCGTCCAACCTGTTTATGCCTTTGAAGGAAACGTTCATTCCAAGCAGACTCCACTTCAACACACAAAAATTGTCCGAGAACCGTTATCGCCTCGCGAAACCTTCCGATACGACAACTCTAACATGAGTAACAGTTTGACATCATCCACGGAGGACGACAGAACTCGAAGATTCATTAAAACGAAAAAGTCAAAGCGTAACAAAACTTTCCTCAATGATTATTCCCCAGGTTATGAGGGATCAGACCCAAAATGTAACATACAGCAGCAGTACCCTTCGATATCACTTTCAAACTCTCCATATGATATATATACAACTCCTTGTCAGTATCAAGGGACCTATAAAAGGTGTTCCCCATTACCTTCTGATTGTAGTAGTGATCTACCGGGCACATGCTCAGGTTTTTGGGACTATCTcttcaataaaatcaatatgaaATACCAAGGTAATCTGGGGAAGCCGTGCAGATGTAATGatataaatacaaatactaCCATCGTCACCCACTGCTGTGCACCtacttgtgaaaaaaataacaacccGCAATATGCGAGTGCTCCTCCACAAGCCTATCAAAGCCAGACCCCATACAAGCAAGATTCATGCTCCTGTTGTGCCTCTTTTCATGCAAGACCTCCTGCAATTGTTAATGAAACTCAGACTACACCATCTCCCATTTTACCCGTGACTGTCCCTCTACCCGCACCTCTACCCGCTCCCCCACCAAACAAAAAACAGGAAGAAGTGAAAGTAACATGTAAGTGTTATTCAAAAAAGTATTCAAACGGTGCGGCGCCGCCCCCCGCTGCAGTTGTACCAAAGTCTACAGGCTCTATGACTATGGCTGATATACCACGACCCTGCCAGGTCCCACACGATGAAATTACAGGTAACTTAACACAGAAGTATAGAGGTGAAATACTATGCATTCACAACCCCCCGTGCGTTTTGATCAACGGGTGCCTCAATCTTCCGCCTCCTAAAGAAGAAACGACTATGAATATGTACCCAGTAGCTACAAATGGTAACAGCATCAAGTCTGGTTTCCAGCTAGGGCAAGTCTCCAAGAGGCAAAAAAGCGCTCAATATTGTTTGCCAACAATAGATAAGCAGCAAGGACAAATTGCCGATGAAAGTTGCCAGTATCTCCCTCCTTCGAAGGAAAATGTCTTTGAGAACGATAAGCTAAACGAGAGTTGTCAGTATCAAATTccagaaaaattaaaagaacaaATGATGGTTACAGACGAAAGTTGTCAATATCTACTTGAAAGCAATGTACGGAAACAGAACATGTCTACCAACGAGAGTTGCCAGTATCGAGTCTCAACTTTTGAGATCCCCAAACAGCAAAAAATGGCAAATGATAGTTGTCAGTATCGGATGCCATCATATAACTCACCACAAGATCAGATTCCGACAAATGACAAATTGCCCTACCGGGTGTCACCATTTGAGATCCCGAAACAGCAGATGATGACAAATCAGAGTGGTCAATACAGTGTGCAGCCATTTGAGaccaaaacaaatgacatttGTCAGTACGGACCTTCGCCATTTGCAACCCCAAAAAATCAGAGCAGTCAACGCTATAAACTGTCTGCTTTTGAGGCTGAGAAGCAACCTGTCACTGCTAACGAAAGTTGTCAGTACTGGGTGTCACACACTGAAACACAGAAACCACACATGGCTGCCAATGAAAGTTGTCAATACATTGAATCACCTGCCGAGAATAATAGCAATAAGGAATCAGAACCAATCATAGAATTAAAACCAGCTAAAGTGAAAAAAGAGAAACTTGTACAAAGTATATGCAACCACTATCCACCTTGTGAAGTCGTTAGAACTTGTCGCAAGCCTAAATATGATCCGAAGCTACAGAACTCTTGTGTGCATGTACCGATGTGTGAGAAGGTACCTCTGTGTTTGATGGAACTAAAGGCCCGCAACCGAGCCGTCACATCCTGTCCACATAAGCCTAAATGCGCTGAAGTGCCTATTTGTACGAGGAACTACATAGTTTTGACAGCTAAGGAGGAGGCGGGTACTCAAGTGCGGCCAAAGACTAAGATGGTGTGCAGACACGAGCCGCCGTGCATCATGATCCCGCGGTGCCTGGCGCGCGCGTGTGATGGCTGCATACCCTGCGACGCCATCCCCGACTGTGTGCACCAGCCGATGTGCGAGATGATCCCCGCCTGCTGCAGGAAGTCAGCCAAAGAAATG GCCCCGGCAACTTTGGAAGGCGGTGTACGGAAAGTATCGAAGGTGCCAGTTTACTACGAGAACAAATTTTTGAGAATGATGCATTTGAAACGTTCTTGCAAGTGA